A single SAR324 cluster bacterium DNA region contains:
- a CDS encoding helix-turn-helix transcriptional regulator, with protein sequence MTFEKRFQQIIQSCADGNKSDFARKTGKTPGQITDICKGRSKPTYDYLLFLTETYGVNIQWLLSEHGKMFMDSKASEEADDFVFVPRYNVKASAGYGSVINSEHIVDYLAFKRGWIQSDLRVDPMGLALLTVQGDSMEPTIREGDLLLVDLHQNQVLRDGIYVVRMDDVLMAKRVQRGHNGQVHIISDNRAYKEFIIAKHETEAFQILGRVIWFGRQV encoded by the coding sequence TCAGCAAATTATTCAGTCATGTGCCGACGGTAATAAAAGTGATTTTGCCAGAAAGACAGGCAAGACGCCTGGACAAATCACGGATATATGCAAAGGACGAAGCAAACCAACCTATGATTATTTACTGTTTTTGACGGAAACCTATGGTGTGAATATTCAGTGGTTGCTATCCGAACATGGAAAAATGTTCATGGATTCAAAAGCGTCTGAAGAAGCCGACGACTTTGTCTTTGTTCCACGATATAATGTAAAAGCCAGTGCGGGCTATGGCTCTGTGATCAACAGTGAACATATTGTCGATTATCTAGCGTTCAAACGGGGATGGATTCAATCAGATCTTAGAGTCGATCCAATGGGACTTGCACTGCTGACCGTGCAGGGGGACAGCATGGAGCCAACGATCAGGGAAGGTGATCTTCTTCTGGTAGATTTACATCAAAACCAGGTTCTCAGGGATGGAATTTATGTGGTGAGAATGGATGACGTGTTGATGGCAAAGCGTGTTCAACGTGGACACAACGGCCAGGTACACATCATCAGCGACAACCGGGCGTATAAAGAATTTATTATTGCGAAACATGAGACCGAAGCCTTCCAGATTCTCGGACGAGTCATCTGGTTTGGCAGACAGGTCTGA